In Procambarus clarkii isolate CNS0578487 chromosome 36, FALCON_Pclarkii_2.0, whole genome shotgun sequence, one DNA window encodes the following:
- the Cndp2 gene encoding cytosolic non-specific dipeptidase isoform X3: MAVPENLVKVFKYVDDNKIRFIDVLREAVAIKSVSAWPDVRGEINKQMEWAKSKLEALGAKCELHDVGLQTLPDGKKIPLPPVLLGQLGSDPKKKMLCVYGHLDVQPALKEDGWDTEPFVLTEIDGKLYGRGSTDDKGPVIGWIHAIEAFQKTGQEIPINIKFVFEGMEESGSEGLEELLKAQKDKFLAGTDYVCISDNYWLGKTKPCITYGLRGICYFCIEVECCAKDLHSGVFGGTVHEGMADLVYLLNTLLDNKGNILIPGIMDEVAPVTAEEKSLYDNIEFDVEDYRKDIGHEKLIHHDDKMGTLMARWRNPSLSIHGIEGAFSEPGAKTVIPRRVIGKFSIRIVPNQTPESVTKLTVDYLNKQWEKRGSPNNMKAHLYHSGIHWVSDPNHPHIQAGKRAVRLTYGVDPDMTRDGCSIPITLTMQEVTGKNVMLLPMGACDDGAHSQNEKINIRNYIEGTKLLAAYINEVAKV, encoded by the exons ATGGCAGTTCCCGAAAACTTGGTCAAAGTGTTTAA atatgttgatgataacaAGATTCGCTTCATCGATGTGCTCCGAGAGGCTGTTGCCATAAAATCGGTGTCGGCCTGGCCAGATGTGCGGGGCGAGATAAACAAGCAGATGGAATGGGCGAAATCAAAGTTAGAGGCTCTCGGTGCCAAGTGTGAGCTACATGATGTTGGCCTCCAG ACCCTTCCAGATGGGAAAAAGATTCCATTACCACCGGTGTTACTGGGCCAACTGGGCTCTGATCCTAAGAAGAAAATGTTGTGTGTGTATGGCCATCTTGATGTACAGCCAGCATTGAAG GAGGATGGTTGGGACACGGAGCCTTTTGTCTTGACAGAGATAGATGGCAAATTGTATGGTCGTGGCTCAACCGATGACAAGGGTCCAGTTATTGGCTGGATACATGCGATTGAAGCATTCCAGAAAACTGGCCAGGAGATTCCTATCAATATTAAG TTTGTGTTTGAAGGTATGGAGGAGTCAGGTTCCGAGGGTCTGGAAGAACTTCTCAAGGCACAGAAGGACAAGTTCTTGGCTGGGACTGACTATGTGTGCATTTCTGACAATTACTGGTTGGGGAAGACCAAGCCATGCATCACCTATGGTTTACGTGGTATCTGCTACTTCTGCATTGAG GTTGAGTGCTGTGCCAAGGACCTGCATTCAGGTGTGTTTGGAGGGACTGTGCACGAGGGCATGGCAGATCTTGTCTATTTGTTGAACACACTCTTGGATAACAAAGGCAACATTCTAATTCCTG GAATCATGGATGAAGTTGCACCAGTAACAGCCGAGGAAAAAAGCCTTTATGATAATATTGAATTTGATGTGGAGGACTACCGAAAAGACATAGGGCACGAGAAACTGATTCACCACGACGACAAA ATGGGGACTCTGATGGCAAGGTGGAGAAACCCATCTCTCTCAATTCATGGTATTGAGGGAGCATTCAGCGAACCGGGAGCAAAGACAGTCATTCCCCGCAGGGTCATTGGTAAATTTAGTATCCGCATTGTACCTAACCAGACTCCTGAATCTGTCACCAAGCTGACTGTGGACTACTTAAATAAACAATGGGAAAAACGAGGAAGTCCAAACAATATGAAG GCACACCTGTACCATAGTGGCATTCACTGGGTATCAGACCCTAACCATCCTCACATCCAGGCTGGGAAGAGAGCCGTACGACTGACTTATGGGGTGGATCCAGACATGACTCGGGACGGTTGTTCCATACCAATCACCCTCACTATGCAG GAGGTAACTGGCAAGAATGTAATGCTGCTGCCCATGGGAGCTTGTGATGATGGTGCTCACTCGCAGAATGAGAAGATAAACATCCGTAACTACATTGAAGGG ACCAAACTCCTGGCTGCTTACATAAACGAGGTAGCTAAAGTTTGA
- the Cndp2 gene encoding cytosolic non-specific dipeptidase isoform X1 yields MAVPENLVKVFKYVDDNKIRFIDVLREAVAIKSVSAWPDVRGEINKQMEWAKSKLEALGAKCELHDVGLQTLPDGKKIPLPPVLLGQLGSDPKKKMLCVYGHLDVQPALKEDGWDTEPFVLTEIDGKLYGRGSTDDKGPVIGWIHAIEAFQKTGQEIPINIKFVFEGMEESGSEGLEELLKAQKDKFLAGTDYVCISDNYWLGKTKPCITYGLRGICYFCIEVECCAKDLHSGVFGGTVHEGMADLVYLLNTLLDNKGNILIPGIMDEVAPVTAEEKSLYDNIEFDVEDYRKDIGHEKLIHHDDKMGTLMARWRNPSLSIHGIEGAFSEPGAKTVIPRRVIGKFSIRIVPNQTPESVTKLTVDYLNKQWEKRGSPNNMKVTELDGSAPAWIADPNHGNFQAGRRATRLVYGVEPDLTREGGSIPIAITLQEVTGKNVMLLPMGACDDGAHSQNEKINIRNYIEGTKLLAAYINEVAKV; encoded by the exons ATGGCAGTTCCCGAAAACTTGGTCAAAGTGTTTAA atatgttgatgataacaAGATTCGCTTCATCGATGTGCTCCGAGAGGCTGTTGCCATAAAATCGGTGTCGGCCTGGCCAGATGTGCGGGGCGAGATAAACAAGCAGATGGAATGGGCGAAATCAAAGTTAGAGGCTCTCGGTGCCAAGTGTGAGCTACATGATGTTGGCCTCCAG ACCCTTCCAGATGGGAAAAAGATTCCATTACCACCGGTGTTACTGGGCCAACTGGGCTCTGATCCTAAGAAGAAAATGTTGTGTGTGTATGGCCATCTTGATGTACAGCCAGCATTGAAG GAGGATGGTTGGGACACGGAGCCTTTTGTCTTGACAGAGATAGATGGCAAATTGTATGGTCGTGGCTCAACCGATGACAAGGGTCCAGTTATTGGCTGGATACATGCGATTGAAGCATTCCAGAAAACTGGCCAGGAGATTCCTATCAATATTAAG TTTGTGTTTGAAGGTATGGAGGAGTCAGGTTCCGAGGGTCTGGAAGAACTTCTCAAGGCACAGAAGGACAAGTTCTTGGCTGGGACTGACTATGTGTGCATTTCTGACAATTACTGGTTGGGGAAGACCAAGCCATGCATCACCTATGGTTTACGTGGTATCTGCTACTTCTGCATTGAG GTTGAGTGCTGTGCCAAGGACCTGCATTCAGGTGTGTTTGGAGGGACTGTGCACGAGGGCATGGCAGATCTTGTCTATTTGTTGAACACACTCTTGGATAACAAAGGCAACATTCTAATTCCTG GAATCATGGATGAAGTTGCACCAGTAACAGCCGAGGAAAAAAGCCTTTATGATAATATTGAATTTGATGTGGAGGACTACCGAAAAGACATAGGGCACGAGAAACTGATTCACCACGACGACAAA ATGGGGACTCTGATGGCAAGGTGGAGAAACCCATCTCTCTCAATTCATGGTATTGAGGGAGCATTCAGCGAACCGGGAGCAAAGACAGTCATTCCCCGCAGGGTCATTGGTAAATTTAGTATCCGCATTGTACCTAACCAGACTCCTGAATCTGTCACCAAGCTGACTGTGGACTACTTAAATAAACAATGGGAAAAACGAGGAAGTCCAAACAATATGAAG GTAACAGAATTAGATGGCAGTGCTCCGGCTTGGATAGCAGATCCAAATCACGGTAACTTCCAGGCAGGCCGAAGAGCCACTCGCTTAGTATATGGGGTTGAGCCTGATCTCACCAGAGAAGGTGGCTCAATTCCCATCGCAATAACTTTACAG GAGGTAACTGGCAAGAATGTAATGCTGCTGCCCATGGGAGCTTGTGATGATGGTGCTCACTCGCAGAATGAGAAGATAAACATCCGTAACTACATTGAAGGG ACCAAACTCCTGGCTGCTTACATAAACGAGGTAGCTAAAGTTTGA
- the Cndp2 gene encoding cytosolic non-specific dipeptidase isoform X2, whose amino-acid sequence MAVPENLVKVFKYVDDNKIRFIDVLREAVAIKSVSAWPDVRGEINKQMEWAKSKLEALGAKCELHDVGLQTLPDGKKIPLPPVLLGQLGSDPKKKMLCVYGHLDVQPALKEDGWDTEPFVLTEIDGKLYGRGSTDDKGPVIGWIHAIEAFQKTGQEIPINIKFVFEGMEESGSEGLEELLKAQKDKFLAGTDYVCISDNYWLGKTKPCITYGLRGICYFCIEVECCAKDLHSGVFGGTVHEGMADLVYLLNTLLDNKGNILIPGIMDEVAPVTAEEKSLYDNIEFDVEDYRKDIGHEKLIHHDDKMGTLMARWRNPSLSIHGIEGAFSEPGAKTVIPRRVIGKFSIRIVPNQTPESVTKLTVDYLNKQWEKRGSPNNMKAYNYHGGRCWMSDSNHTNYEAGRRATKLVYGVDPDMTREGGSIPVTLVLQEVTGKNVMLLPMGACDDGAHSQNEKINIRNYIEGTKLLAAYINEVAKV is encoded by the exons ATGGCAGTTCCCGAAAACTTGGTCAAAGTGTTTAA atatgttgatgataacaAGATTCGCTTCATCGATGTGCTCCGAGAGGCTGTTGCCATAAAATCGGTGTCGGCCTGGCCAGATGTGCGGGGCGAGATAAACAAGCAGATGGAATGGGCGAAATCAAAGTTAGAGGCTCTCGGTGCCAAGTGTGAGCTACATGATGTTGGCCTCCAG ACCCTTCCAGATGGGAAAAAGATTCCATTACCACCGGTGTTACTGGGCCAACTGGGCTCTGATCCTAAGAAGAAAATGTTGTGTGTGTATGGCCATCTTGATGTACAGCCAGCATTGAAG GAGGATGGTTGGGACACGGAGCCTTTTGTCTTGACAGAGATAGATGGCAAATTGTATGGTCGTGGCTCAACCGATGACAAGGGTCCAGTTATTGGCTGGATACATGCGATTGAAGCATTCCAGAAAACTGGCCAGGAGATTCCTATCAATATTAAG TTTGTGTTTGAAGGTATGGAGGAGTCAGGTTCCGAGGGTCTGGAAGAACTTCTCAAGGCACAGAAGGACAAGTTCTTGGCTGGGACTGACTATGTGTGCATTTCTGACAATTACTGGTTGGGGAAGACCAAGCCATGCATCACCTATGGTTTACGTGGTATCTGCTACTTCTGCATTGAG GTTGAGTGCTGTGCCAAGGACCTGCATTCAGGTGTGTTTGGAGGGACTGTGCACGAGGGCATGGCAGATCTTGTCTATTTGTTGAACACACTCTTGGATAACAAAGGCAACATTCTAATTCCTG GAATCATGGATGAAGTTGCACCAGTAACAGCCGAGGAAAAAAGCCTTTATGATAATATTGAATTTGATGTGGAGGACTACCGAAAAGACATAGGGCACGAGAAACTGATTCACCACGACGACAAA ATGGGGACTCTGATGGCAAGGTGGAGAAACCCATCTCTCTCAATTCATGGTATTGAGGGAGCATTCAGCGAACCGGGAGCAAAGACAGTCATTCCCCGCAGGGTCATTGGTAAATTTAGTATCCGCATTGTACCTAACCAGACTCCTGAATCTGTCACCAAGCTGACTGTGGACTACTTAAATAAACAATGGGAAAAACGAGGAAGTCCAAACAATATGAAG GCCTACAACTACCATGGTGGGCGTTGTTGGATGTCGGATAGTAATCACACTAACTATGAGGCTGGACGGAGGGCCACCAAGTTGGTGTACGGGGTCGACCCAGACATGACGCGCGAGGGAGGGTCCATTCCAGTCACTCTGGTGCTTCAG GAGGTAACTGGCAAGAATGTAATGCTGCTGCCCATGGGAGCTTGTGATGATGGTGCTCACTCGCAGAATGAGAAGATAAACATCCGTAACTACATTGAAGGG ACCAAACTCCTGGCTGCTTACATAAACGAGGTAGCTAAAGTTTGA